The following proteins are encoded in a genomic region of Dermatophagoides farinae isolate YC_2012a chromosome 8, ASM2471394v1, whole genome shotgun sequence:
- the LOC124495532 gene encoding uncharacterized protein LOC124495532 isoform X1, whose amino-acid sequence MEQQFIMNGSKMRVVYTILLFIAQIAFGLSSAIYGPTLIDLSVIFSNNDGDDSTINDGLGSVSLFFTFFCGGCITGSFFTSLYKFEITRMYLNRQFTFSILMMLASIFHSLIPRMPSIALFYLAAYGSGFGLGTFNAVCTTWLMEMWQGKRLSSILQAGQFMYGLGSIFSPIMVKPFIHGNANSTNQTIFGPDTRRNELSIPYYISGSLEFSIGASMFVLFFLYRYRNNNTSSDMANGGWGGSSQPKKLLDDPRHSCKRLCYHILITAIFAAYNLTEIGFSSFQNTYYQQREVSPENAADLASIGSAAYTLGRLANVVLTRFLSISLLLYGHLSLAAFGFIGLYLIQDYLHMAMWALIIDSVLIGYAQSAINPALFGFAASFATLDDRHNSIYYTALGLPMLFAPFIIGPNIERMPSIVLHLALGPIILTMVLFIIIRLIIGSARRVI is encoded by the exons ATGGAACAACAATTCATAATGAACGGTAGTAAGATGCGTGTCGTTTATACCATTCTTTTATTCATCGCTCAAATTGCATTC GGACTCTCGTCAGCTATTTACGGGCCTACATTGATCGATCTGTCCGTCATATTCAGCAACAATGATGGTGACGATTCCACGATCAACGATGGGCTAGGATCAGTATCActattttttacatttttctgTGGTGGTTGTATAACTGGTTCATTCT TTACCAGTTTGTATAAATTCGAAATTACAAGAATGTATTTAAATCGTCAATTCACCTTTTCCATTCTTATGATGTTGGCCTCGATATTCCATTCATTAATACCTCGAATGCCAAGCATAGCATTATTTTATCTGGCCGCATATGGTAGCGGTTTTGGCCTTGGAACATTCAATGCTGTCTGCACAACATGGTTAATGGAAATGTGGCAAGGAAAACGTCTTTCGTCCATTCTACAGGCTGGTCAATTCATGTATGGCCTTGGTTCCATATTCTCTCCTATCATGGTTAAGCCATTTATCCATGGCAACGCAAACTCAACAAATCAAACGATATTTGGACCAGATACTAGACGAAATGAACTTAGCATTCCGTATTATATTTCTGGTTCTCTTGAATTTTCAA TCGGAGCCAGCATgttcgttttattttttctgtatcGATATCGAAACAATAACACGTCATCTGATATGGCCAACGGCGGATGGGGTGGATCATCACAACCGAAAAAATTGCTTGATGACCCTCGTCATTCGTGCAAACGTTTATGTTATCATATTCTCATAACGGCTATATTCGCTGCATATAATCTCACTGAGATCGGTTTCAGTAGCTTTCAAAATacttattatcaacaacgtGAAGTTTCACCAGAAAATGCTGCGGATCTGGCATCGATTGGATCTGCCGCTTATACATTGGGACGTTTGGCTAACGTTGTATTGACACGGTTTTTGTCCATTTCACTACTGCTGTATGGTCATCTCTCATTGGCAGCATTTGGATTTATTGGTCTCTATCTGATTCAAGACTATCTACACATGGCAATGTGGGCATTGATAATCGATTCTGTTCTCATCGGTTATGCTCAATCAGCCATTAATCCAGCATTGTTTGGTTTTGCTGCTTCTTTTGCTACGCTGGATGATCGAcacaattcaatatattataCGGCTTTAGGTTTACCTATGTTATTCGCGCCTTTCATTATCGGGCCAAACATTGAGCGAATGCCTAGTATCGTTTTGCATTTGGCTTTAGGACCAATCATTCTTACCATGGttctgttcatcattatacgATTGATCATTGGTAGCGCTCGTCGTGTGATATAG
- the LOC124495532 gene encoding zinc finger Y-chromosomal protein 1 isoform X2 — translation MFNCMIKMNATTKLVVSQNCRYVPLCSESFASEFDLQQHLHDDHQTYRCHHCDLVVMNRFVLRSHMQSFHADSVKKCPVCPYKTFDPILYDKHCDRHNQSKCCTYPGCTDEFANLDSLEAHVNRFHRFTKPFKCDECSQQFYSSRTRNKHLIDVHKRFLYSCDQCSFRTNNKSVLKKHVQCHSSVKPFECQEQGCYRRFRSRYQLSSHQLHRHCQRKDFPCTRKGCERQFKTNAQLRQHLRTAHPVDENPINSESSPPPVDVDGNSEEVPTKIIDGTPKKPSIQFYVFGGGSLQVSTAQPHHSSINTAIKSSVSSHRLSSSNKHSIITGRSLIKSNMARESTSILTTTITAIDENDVEK, via the exons ATGTTCAACTgcatgataaaaatgaacgcaacaacaaaactggTTGTATCTCAGAATTGTCGATATGTGCCTTTATGTTCCGAATCATTTGCATCAGAATTCGATCTCCAACAACACTTACACGATGACCATCAGACTTATCGGTGCCATCATTGTGATCTAGTAGTCATGAATCGATTTGTTCTTCGATCGCATATGCAATCATTCCATGCGGATTCTGTAAAAAAATGTCCTGTTTGTCCTTACAAAACATTCGATCCTATTTTATACGATAAGCATTGTGACCGccataatcaatcaaaatgttgTACATATCCTGGATGTACAGATGAATTTGCCAATTTGGATAGTCTTGAGGCACATGTGAATCGATTTCATCGATTCACTAAACCCTTTAAATGTGATGAATGTTCTCAACAATTCTATTCATCACGTACACGCAATAAACATCTTATCGATGTACACAAAAGATTCTTGTACAG tTGTGACCAGTGTTCATTCCGAACCAACAATAAATCAGTGTTGAAAAAACATGTACAATGTCATTCATCTGTGAAACCATTCGAATGCCAAGAACAAGGTTGTTATCGTCGATTTCGTTCTCGTTATCAATTGTCATCACATCAACTACATCGTCATTGTCAGCGAAAAGATTTTCCTTGCACTCGTAAGGGATGTGAACGgcaattcaaaacaaatgcACAACTTAGGCAACATTTGCGTACGGCACATCCTGTAGATGAAAATCCGATAAATTCAGAATCATCACCTCCACCAGTTGATGTTGACGGTAATTCAGAAGAAGTCCCTaccaaaatcattgatggtACCCCAAAAAAGCCGAGCATACAATTTTATGTATTTGGTGGCGGTAGCTTACAAGTTTCAACCGCCCAACCTCACCACTCATCTATAAACACTGCCATCAAATCATCAGTATCAAGCCATCGTCTTAGTTCTAGCAACAAACATTCGATCATCACAGGACGTTCATTAATAAAATCTAACATGGCACGAGAATCGACATCCATATTAACAACGACGATCACTGCAATCGATGAGAATGAtgtggaaaaataa
- the LOC142597773 gene encoding uncharacterized protein LOC142597773, whose translation MFIKIGSGSYFQKFCNRFIRIHMDNNQHTRRYIKCIIILIRMFTIEMFISYLFNVSEETQIILFNITYIAGMEPVLNLFLALCGLWISYTYQVIYLSLPNKIWPIIHNIYIQRCSRYFLWPWMGPHHFKMVKGSKGPINCAHYVINKSNRFDRLWQHGMIIVDLAIIYINLSAIGIVATSSVRFHFDGPLSIVKLLRMLLFFVNCWKISALAYFMFNVLIIVNILLVLFTYITFIKFSQIKSMLADWCKRYRYQHSRILWRFMIEHSRVFIIVCQMNRIYLPILVATILVSMPSSIYLIGTLFIKSQDRPFLQKLIIFFMILQQWIGLFGCHVICAFYTKKIHQSGPPDLLRANPRIKFHSLPLQLKVNHYIEKFHTKNRYGLTYAKFGLIDMRTFIKHSCLYIKFLSLGLKIIRQM comes from the exons atgtttattAAAATTGGATCGGGTagttattttcaaaaattctgTAATCGATTCATAAGAATTCATATGGACAATAATCAACATACACGACGATATATAAAATGtattataattttaattaGAATGTTTACCATAGAAATGTTTATTTCGTACTTGTTCAATGTGTCTGAAGAGACacaaattattttgtttaataTAACATACATAGCCGGAATGGAGCCAGTTTTAAATCTATTTTTGGCTCTTTGTGGATTATGGATCAGCTATACGTACCAAGTGATCTATTTGAGTTTACCGAATAAAATATGGCCTATAATTCATAATATCTATATTCAACGATGTTCAAGATATTTTTTATGGCCATGGATGGGTCCACATCATTTTAAGATGGTCAAAGGAAGTAAAGGTCCAATTAATTGTGCACATTATGTgattaataaatcaaatcgTTTCGATCGATTATGGCAACATGGaatgatcattgttgatttggCTATCATCTATATCAACTTATCTGCCATAGGCATCGTTGCTACATCATCTGtacgttttcattttgatgggCCACTAAGCATTGTTAAATTGTTACGAATGTTATTGTTCTTTGTGAATTGCTGGAAGATATCGGCATTGGCTTACTTTATGTTCAatgtattgattattgttaacATATTGCTAGTACTGTTCACATATAtaacattcatcaaattcagtCAGATCAAATCAATGTTGGCCGATTGGTGCAAACGTTACCGTTATCAACATAGTCGAATATTATGGCGTTTTATGATCGAACACAGTCGAgtgtttattattgtatGTCAAATGAATCGTATTTATTTGCCAATATTAGTGGCCACAATTTTAGTTTCGATGCCATCTAGCATCTATCTGATTGGAACATTATTTATAAAATCACAAGATCGACCGTTTCTACAGAAGTTAATTATCTTTTTCATGATACTACAACAATGGATTGGTCTTTTTGGTTGTCATGTAATCTGTGCATTttatacgaaaaaaatacatcaaTCAGGTCCACCGGATCTACTTAGAGCCAATCCTCGTATCaagtttcattcattaccgTTACAGCTGAAAGTGaatcattatattgaaaaattccataCGAAAAATCGTTATGGATTGACCTATGCTAAATTTGGCCTTATTGACATGAGAACATTCATTAAG cattcatgtttatatataaaatttctATCGCTTGGACTAAAGATAATACGACAAATGTGA
- the LOC124495533 gene encoding uncharacterized protein LOC124495533, which yields MSTHLESELKSKLLKRKYRLEQSNLPEYPAKCSTPSSERSSSPISECPSSSSVLVGSTAKEDNNSKRKKYGNQFKLSSSSIITNPKNDTIVDRQQQSVRYEYMKLKDVQRLFPLASKKLVSIYGIIVSYTVDGIMIIKDETDRLRFYHNLPINIVTSRLTTTIEAVNADDSPSITNENDGFSYKTGDIIRIHRLTLNCNFMHRAVPRNVVIFESFTDEEQFRPITVAENPTIETYDLKRVEELNKWQIFNLLETPLIKLLSKERKCDVMNVALLVLNVFDSEKRTTLCCWTPSSELVAEHPCHLSMSFKCIATVMEQNEDCHSFSHRMISRLYYKKQLIFLFIFGKHRNQAIKFKCGDTIIVYEVVRKPDEFYPSHYSYILYDNSAYGQCIRRAHPNSLIAKQMHQKMEEYVKNPPQILEMDRSDLDHTFDESLDPRHDYIKTLKEHETEHESELFSENQSSNNMVINEQNESRAEKNKSESFDVGLLDDSFDDFIDNLSYISNETSSNQNVDSRMNLSPKSLKETTEIIMALDPCQLFDIDDQDLEIINKHLEMRHTKQLNIERAAKKDIPLFNSIQQIEELPIGSRVRLESDLYTFYGQTQKGEQFFDSIDRFHSFVTVVICQNDNHDGHSCGYQSSLEEYHSTINEPTDERIEQLRCPDCNQFTCELCLDLTIILNDCHENHLECHWTGLHSNRYFGCSTKDLYSIGNHHHPANNRPLLFVRINALLKYLWNASRILSDKNVRHVIWTLALCRSTQSESGVEYQIEDVKVYKSKKIYRI from the exons ATGTCAACTCATTTAGAATCAGagttgaaatcaaaattgttaAAACGAAAATATCGTTTGGAACAATCTAATTTGCCTGAATATCCGGCAAAATGTTCAACACCATCATCcgaacgatcatcatcaccaatatctgaatgtccatcatcatcatctgttttGGTCGGATCGACAGCTAAAGaagataataattcaaaGCGTAAAAAATACGGTAATCAATTcaaactatcatcatcatcaattataacAAATCCAAAGAATGATACGATTGTTgaccgacaacaacaaagtgtTCGCtatgaatatatgaaattaAAAGATGTACAGCGTTTGTTTCCATTAGCCTCTAAAAAGTTAGTTTCCATCTATGGCATAATTGTTTCATACACTGTAGATggtatcatgatcatcaaagaTGAGACTGATCGACTACGTTTTTACCATAATTTGCCAATAAACATTGTTACTTCTCGactcacaacaacaatcgaagCAGTAAACGCCGATGATAGTCCTTCAATTACCAACGAGAACGATGGTTTTTCATACAAAACTGGTGATATAATTCGCATTCATCGTTTGACATTAAATTGTAATTTCATGCATCGAGCTGTTCCTCGAAACGTTGTG ATCTTTGAATCATTTACAGATGAGGAACAATTCAGACCGATCACAGTGGCAGAAAATCCCACTATTGAAACCTATGATCTTAAACGAGTGGAAGAATTAAATAAGTGGcagattttcaatttattggaAACACCATTGATAAAATTACTGTCTAAAGAGCGAAaatgtgatgtgatgaatGTAGCATTGCTCGTGTTAAACGTATTTGATTCCGAAAAACGAACTACTCTTTGTTGTTGGACACCATCATCGGAATTAGTGGCCGAACATCCTTGCCATCTATCAATGTCTTTCAAATGTATTGCTACCGTCATGGAACAGAATGAAGATTGCCATTCGTTCTCACATCGTATGATTAGTCGTCTTTATTACAAAAAGCAATTAATCTTCCTATTTATATTTGGTAAACACCGAAATCAAGcgattaaatttaaatgtgGTGATACGATAATTGTCTATGAAGTTGTTCGTAAACCGGATGAATTTTATCCTAGTCATTATTCATACATTCTATACGATAATTCTGCTTATGGCCAATGTATTCGTCGTGCTCATCCTAATTCACTAATCg CTAAACAGATGCATCAAAAGATGGAAGAATATGTAAAGAATCCGCCACAGATTTTAGAGATGGATCGATCCGATTTAGATCATACATTCGATGAATCTTTGGATCCACGACATGACTATATAAAGACCCTTAAAGAACATGAAACAGAACATGAGTCAGAATTGTTTAGCGAAAATCAATCTTCCAACAACATGGTaattaatgaacaaaatgaatcaagagcggaaaaaaataaatctgaaTCATTCGATGTTGGATTActtgatgattcatttgatgattttattgataacttatcatatatatcaaaTGAAACCTCTTCTaatcaaaatgttgattCAAGAATGAATCTTTCTCCTAAATCGTTGAAAGAAACAACGGAAATAATTATGGCACTTGATCCATGTCAATTATTCGATATCGATGACCAAGATTTAGAAATCATTAATAAGCATCTGGAAATGAGACATACAAAACAACTCAACATAGAAAGAGCGGCAAAGAAAGACATTCCATTGTTCAATTCTATACAACAAATAGAAGAATTACCCATTGGTAGTCGTGTTCGTCTCGAATCCGATCTTTATACCTTTTATGGCCAAACTCAGAAAGGTGAACAATTcttcgattcgattgatagatttcattcattcgtcaCAGTAGTCATCTGCCAGAATGATAATCACGATGGACATAGCTGTGGATATCAATCTTCATTGGAAGAATATCATTCCACCATTAATGAACCAACTGATGAAAGAATTGAACAACTTCGCTGTCCCGATTGTAATCAATTCACCTGCGAACTTTGCCTAGATTTGACCATCATACTGAATGATTGTCATGAAAACCATCTCGAATGTCATTGGACTGGCTTACATTCTAATCGTTATTTTGGTTGTTCAACCAAAGATTTATATTCAATcggcaatcatcatcatccagcCAATAATAGACCATTGTTATTTGTAAGAATTAATGCCCTTCTTAAATATTTATGGAATGCATCTAGAATTTTAAGTGATAAAAATGTTCGACATGTCATATGGACATTAGCCTTATGTCGTTCTACACAATCGGAATCAGGAGTCGAATATCAAATCGAAGATGTTAAAGTAtataaatcgaaaaaaatttatcgaatCTAA
- the LOC124495544 gene encoding uncharacterized protein LOC124495544 — translation MQHRKHQKKKKMSGNIVNSNSLAITLIFISIHLIIFISMNESMITSAAPIVDECPEHSTFNPCMTRCPVTCSNFHSGPPECLSICQVGCECQPGFIKVSKNPWGPCVKRYECQLYTLNSYNNKQQQQQKRNRLSMFNQKKKMSQIYQSSQQSNNQTQTQTQTQINL, via the exons ATGCAACAtagaaaacatcaaaaaaaaaaaaaaatgtctggCAATATcgtaaattcaaattcattggcTATCACTTTGATTTTCATATCGATTCATTtaatcatattcatttcgATGAACGAATCGATGATCACATCGGCTGCTCCAATCGTCG ATGAATGTCCTGAACATTCCACATTCAATCCATGTATGACTAGATGTCCGGTCACTTGTTCCAATTTTCATAGTGGTCCTCCTGAATGTTTATCCATTTGTCAGGTTGGTTGTGAATGTCAACCTGGTTTCATAAAGGTTTCCAAAAATCCATGGGGACCTTGTGTCAAACGATACGAATGTCAGCTCTATACATTAAACAGCtataataacaaacaacaacaacaacagaaaaggAATCGTCTATCTATGtttaatcagaaaaaaaagatgagcCAAATCTATCAATCATCACAACAATCTAATAATCAAACTCAAACACAAACTCAAACTCAGatcaatttgtaa
- the awd gene encoding nucleoside diphosphate kinase, whose product MSANTERTFIMLKPDAVQRGIVGEIIRRFEAKGFKLVAMKFMMASEDLLKKHYADLAARPFFPGLIKYMQMGPVVPMVWEGLNAVKTGRVMLGETNPAESKPGTIRGDLCIQTGRNIIHGSDSVETAKREIDLWFRPEELVDYKPSQYEWVYEN is encoded by the exons ATGTCGGCTAATACTGAACGAACATTTATCATGTTGAAACCGGATGCTGTTCAACGCGGTATTGTTGGAGAGATTATACGACGTTTCGAAGCCAAAGGTTTCAAATTGGTTGCCATGAAATTCATGATGGCATCCGAAGATTTGCTTAAGAAACATTACGCCGATCTTGCTGCTCGTCCATTTTTTCCTGGTCTCATCAAATACATGCAAATGGGTCCAGTCGTACCAATGGTCTGGGAAGGATTGAATGCTGTCAAAACCGGTCGTGTTATGTTGGGAGAGACAAATCCTGCCGAATCGAAACCCGGTACCATTCGTGGTGATCTTTGCATTCAAACTGGCCG AAACATCATCCATGGCAGTGATTCAGTGGAAACAGCCAAACGTGAAATCGATTTGTGGTTCCGACCGGAAGAATTGGTTGACTATAAACCTTCCCAATATGAATGGGTTTATGAAAACTAA
- the LOC124495731 gene encoding uncharacterized protein LOC124495731 yields the protein MLVRSSRSSQSSIVTNRSTYLQLMAKSISTKIIILILALSIVQSMVMVKGSSMEKSSSSMAQLKQNPTSGSSSTSSQSLNGKPSGSSMNSVNTINSGSSSSSTGALLKPLMSTFMSTTSANGVPNPYPFRTMIGNLMFRLRQHRTQMLLIPSVIRIVYQYRRPIVDGLSTAYQSLVAASPALSASAPAAASSSGARISGSSDMDDSESSNSNGGQESDPMMTSASNPYLQMLLASANSPDQQAHRLIQNQVPSTNHHQHQQHPLAMTPGATLYNLMAAAAYQEALQQAAAYTAAAAHPRPASPLVTTATEAFSPVAAAAAALYHPSSYAPFAFV from the coding sequence ATGTTAGTTCGTTCAAGTCGATCATCACAATCGTCGATAGTGACCAACAGAAGCACCTATTTGCAACTGATGGCCAAATCAATCTCGACCAAAATCATAATTCTCATCTTAGCCTTATCCATAGTCCAATCGATGGTCATGGTTAAGGGTTCAAGCATGGAGAAATCATCTTCTTCAATGGCCCAACTGAAACAAAATCCAACATcaggttcatcatcaaccagtAGTCAAAGTCTAAATGGTAAGCCTAGTGGCAGCAGCATGAATTCTGTAAATACAATAAACAGtggctcatcatcatcgagtaCTGGAGCATTATTGAAGCCATTGATGTCAACATTCATGTCAACGACATCGGCCAATGGCGTACCGAATCCGTATCCATTTCGAACAATGATCGGCAATCTAATGTTTCGATTACGGCAGCATCGAACTCAGATGTTACTCATACCATCTGTAATACGGATAGTATACCAATACCGTCGACCTATTGTTGATGGCCTTTCAACTGCATACCAATCATTGGTTGCTGCAAGTCCAGCGTTATCTGCATCGGCTCCAGCAGCTGCCAGTTCAAGTGGAGCTCGTATCTCCGGATCATCGGACATGGACGACTCAGAGTCAAGCAACAGCAACGGTGGTCAAGAATCTGATCCAATGATGACTTCAGCATCGAATCCATATCTACAGATGTTGTTAGCATCAGCGAATTCACCAGATCAACAGGCTCATCGATTAATTCAAAACCAAGTGCCAAgcaccaatcatcatcaacatcagcaGCATCCATTGGCAATGACACCGGGAGCCACATTATACAATCTTATGGCAGCAGCAGCCTACCAAGAAGCTTTACAACAAGCGGCAGCATATACAGCAGCAGCGGCACATCCGCGACCAGCATCACCATTGGTTACGACAGCAACTGAAGCATTCTCACCTGTAGCAGCGGCTGCCGCTGCTTTATATCATCCATCTTCCTATGCACCATTCGCATTTGTTTAA
- the LOC124495535 gene encoding polycomb protein esc, producing the protein MSNLAHSCENDQKIMSENVCEIKQETDQCNDGPFNDGDEKIDSIQSAQRFLLDRLSSLKFQPKNVTDGNHQPTDLWTHHQLPEMARKILQLLSQTVSCDHSFEDDSDADEDDSEAWKNDKLETLTQFVRSFLDFNKDSFAINYNHWPGEYSHSDTSMTDGENEDENERINTRSTRRQQQQSTSKQATSSKPSLKQRAKNKNAKQTSPNLTTMNEKAMATKLSTDKFLIDCSSSLMLKLNSSQYDPTFPVMYGLAFNSFSYPDNVFAVCGQSLLIVYRCLSTIEQQSNRNGLQPLFAHTDSNDSYYCCCWSHDYQRPDHPYLCVGGERGVIRIIDVRRQCESKTLYGHGAAINDLKICPRDPSLLLSASKDSGIRLWNLATNTLIAIFGGVQGHRDEVLAIDFHRSRSLFVSVSIDHSIKIWSFRHHEVAQAIEKSRHFISDQNAQQFPTVSQHFPNYSTRDVHHNYIDSVQWFGDLLVTKSCDEKLIIWKPGANSATHGTLDSSDDSTTSNVVIIRRFDLDRNNMWFVRFSLDLNEFILAIGNLQGHLFLYDLKHFNPRDYRLAFEVPVPIPTIVCSQKKNNNSLPQRAYSRVIRQTAFNEDGTILIVLGENSTVTRYDLLRVTKPMVRAYLGSLLNQ; encoded by the exons ATGTCGAATCTTGCCCATTCatgtgaaaatgatcaaaaaataatgtcgGAAAATGTCTGCGAAATCAAACAAGAAACTGACCAATGTAATGATGGTCCAtttaatgatggtgatgaaaaaattgactcCATCCAGTCTGCTCAACGGTTCCTCTTGGATCGACTTAGTTCATTAAAgtttcaaccaaaaaatgTCACTGATGGTAATCATCAACCGACTGATTTGTGGACCCATCATCAATTACCTGAAATGGCTCGAAAAATTTTGCAACTTTTGTCACAAACGGTAAGCTGTGACCATTCGTTTGAAGATGATAGTGATGCTGATGAAGACGATTCTGAAGCATGGAAAAATGACAAGTTGGAAACATTGACTCAATTCGTCAGATCATTTCTCGATTTCAACAAAGATTCTTTTGCAATCAATTATAACCATTGGCCAGGCGAATATTCCCATAGTGATACATCTATGACCGATGGcgaaaatgaagatgaaaatgaacgaatAAACACTCGGTCTACAcgaagacaacaacaacagtcaaCATCGAAACAGGCAACTAGTTCTAAGCCATCGCTCAAACAAAgagccaaaaataaaaacgctAAACAAACTTCTCCTAATTTAACGACAATGAACGAGAAAGCAATGGCTACCAAATTGAGCACGGATAAATTCCTCATTGATTGTAGCTCATCATTGAtgttaaaattaaattcatcacaATATGATCCAACATTTCCAGTAATGTATGGTCTGGCATTTAATTCTTTTAGCTATCCGGATAATGTTTTCGCCGTTTGTGGTCAATCATTGCTCATTGTGTATCGATGTTTATCAACGATCGAGCAACAATCGAATCGTAATGGTTTACAACCGTTGTTCGCTCATACTGACAGTAATGATTCGTATTACTGTTGTTGCTGGTCACATGATTATCAACGTCCAGATCATCCGTATCTATGTGTTGGTGGTGAACGTGGCGTTATCCGTATCATTGACGTACGGCGACAATGTGAATCGAAGACTCTATATGGCCATGGTGCTGCCATCAATGATCTCAAGATTTGTCCTCGtgatccatcattattgctGTCCGCATCAAAAGATTCTGGTATTCGTCTATGGAATCTTGCTACGAATACATTGATTGCAATATTCGGTGGAGTACAAGGTCATCGTGATGAAGTGTTGGCCATCGATTTCCATAGGTCACGttctttatttgtttcaGTATCAATCGATCATTCCATCAAAATATGGTCATTCCGTCATCATGAAGTTGCTCAAGCAATCGAAAAATCTCGTCATTTCATATCGGATCAAAATGCTCAACAATTTCCCACTGTTTCTCAACATTTTCCCAATTATTCTACCCGTGATGTACATCACAATTACATTGATTCCGTACAATGGTTTGGTGATCTATTGGTGACCAAATcttgtgatgaaaaattaatcatatGGAAACCGGGGGCAA ATTCGGCAACCCATGGAACACTAGATTCTAGTGATGATTCGACTACATCAAATGTGGTAATTATTCGCCGATTTGATTTGGACCGTAATAATATGTGGTTCGTACGATTTTCGTTGGATCTAAATGAATTCATCTTAGCCATCGGTAATCTACAAGGACATTTATTTCTCTATGATCTTAAACATTTTAATCCCAGAGATTATCGCTTAGCATTTGAGGTGCCTGTACCGATTCCGACAATTGTTTGTTCacagaaaaagaataataattcctTACCACAACGTGCATACAGTCGTGTAATTCGTCAGACTGCATTCAATGAGGATGGTACCATATTGATTGTATTGGGTGAGAATAGTACCGTTACCCGTTATGATCTATTACGTGTTACTAAACCAATGGTTCGAGCTTATCTTGGTTCACTTcttaatcaatga